The sequence below is a genomic window from Cygnus olor isolate bCygOlo1 chromosome 7, bCygOlo1.pri.v2, whole genome shotgun sequence.
GTAATTTTGTTCTTCTAAGGAATCTAAAGCTGCTATCCTCAAATTAGTAGTCTTCACAAGCCTTAAACACTTGTTGAAGTATTCTAGTGGTAACACTTGTATCATGCATTCCCATCAAGCACCAAGCATGTCTGTGATCCTGCCTATTAATTACAGGTGTCCCTTGTTGGGCTTGTCCCTGCTCCATGTAAAATTGTACAGCTTGCTGGCAGTTGAGTAGACGAATGCTGGCCAGCAATACTGTTGTCATTGCTTGTCTTACACTATCAAGTCTTCTAAGCTTTGTCAATAGCCACGCTTCTCTTGTTGCTACCTCAGTGAAACTGTGCCTGTTGGTAGTGCATTGACAGGAGGCATGAAGGATTTCCAAGTTGAAATCAGATTTATATGAGCGTTGTCAACCAAATGAAGAGCAGCCCCACCCCACCCTGTAaaccattaaaatgttttgggcAGAATCTGTGTTCAGTGAATAAAGTAACCTCTTGCACTCTTCGCACAGCTTTTGATAAATACCGGTGATGATGTAGCTGCTGTTTCCTCCTCTTCAGCCTTTTTTGACAACCTCATCCCACAGAATATGAGCGCATTGGAGATTCCTGTCACAGAAGGTATACTAtatgaaggtttttttctgctgtctttagATAATGGGAGGAGGGTAAACCATAAAATTCTCTAGGGACCAGGAAGAATTTGGTCCACTCCAGCAGATGGATACCTTTAAAACACATGATGCGCCCTACTGTCATGCAACATCTCTCAGCATTGTGCAAACAAATACTTTTCACAGATAAGAGACCTGTTAAAAGTGGAGGAGAATTGTCTAGATGATGGAAGAGTTACTGTCAAGTCAGTgggtctgtttgtttgtttaactgcAAAACCTGATTTGTGTTTCCAGATCTTCCTTTAGCTGGACTTCCatatgttttattgttttttactgtctgctctttaaaatgcatgatCAATTCATCTGGATGGTGCCCCTGTGGGTTGACTCTGCTTTCTCGCCTCTGTAGATACAGATGGACTCATCAGCCAAGCTCTTTTGTTGGGGAACTTTGAGGGTGCGGTTGAGCTGTGCATGCGGGCAGAGCGCTTTGCTGACGCCATCATCTTAGCTATAGCTGGTGGGGAGAACCTCCTAAAGGAGACCCAGAAGCGCTATTTTGCCAAGCGGAAGACAAAACTCTCCCTGGTTAGTGACAGTTTTGTTTACCCACTGAGCAGGGGAAGGTGTGTGATACTGTGGCAGATGTTTGTCTGAATATATATGGAAATGCTTTGGCAGGAAGTGGAATGTCAGCAGAATCTGTTTATCTCCTCTTGGCTAGACATTTACTCTGATCTCTCGATAGTTTTTATGACATTGTCTTGTTACCCACCTAGAATGTctgttctctgttcctttcttttcatttaccAGTTTCTGCCTCAGCTCCCCATGCCTGTAACCTGTTGAGCATATTGCCCCTTTACTCCCCTAGCTCAGCTAGGAGAGTCCTGGCTTATTAATAGCCTAATGGGATTGGAAAAGGAGTAATAAGGGTTGCCAAAGTCCAGCACTGTATTCCCAATCATCAATACTAGCTGCTCTGAAACAGGGCATGCAGATCTTTAGTCTTGCCTAGTGTGAATGCTTTCATCTTCAGTGCTTTgttgggcttttttctttctttggaggCATCAGGTATCAATTTCTGTTAACACTGGAGTGCTGGGATTGGTGGAACTTAATGTGCAGTGAGGTGGTTGCTGCATACTGGGAAGTGTGTCTGGAAGTGAATTATCCCTGTGAATACACTTGTTTGAGCAGTCAGTATATCTTGGTCTTCAGTCACTGACAggccttcttttttcctcacagctGCTGTCCTCCATTGTGCAGCAGAAGTGGCAAGATATCGTTTGCACGTGTGATCTACAGAGCTGGAAGGAGGCACTGGCCATCTTGTTAACATACGCAAAGCATGAGGACTATACCCAGCTCTGTGGTATGCAGTGTTGCTATCTTTTGATAAGACATTCCTTAGGGGAAGGCATTTCTGGACTGCTTACCGTAAGAAGCAGACACGTTTGAGGAAGGAAAGCACTTCTTACTCATTACAACTAGCTGGAAGTCTAAAGTGTGGACTGTTAAGTTAGAAGAATGAATTATGTACACTGTAGCTGACAGTCATGGTTTAAAATGATACGTGCTGGTATTTCCTGTCACCTCAATCcataacttggaaaaaaaacagaacaggcaACAGACTGAGTTACTAAGAGCgtcatatttattattttattctgtggagACAGGGGTTTCCTTGACAGTAGAAGGTCAGGTGGCTTCACTCCATCTGGAAGGGGTTTTTCTGTCCAGCAGGTTCCCATCCCTTTTAAGCTCAGAGATGGGTTAATGACTGACAGCTTCAGTAGTTTTCTCAAACCTGTTAAAAGCCAAACATGCTCAGCAGCGGGTTGTTCTGATAAGGTAAAGTTAAGGGGCAATCTAGTGACTGAACCTGAAGAAATGTTACTTAGCTGGCAACTAGCACCTGGCTGACAGGAATGGCTAAGCTCTGTTGGAGAAGTGCCAGCACTTCATACGAGTAAGATGACATAACttgaaatgcaagaaaacaggTCATCTAGTACAGACCAAAGTATAGGGCAGGAAAGTTGCCCTGGCAGTGGCGATAGTGAGATAGCTCCAGATCACCCTTATCTCCTAGCTTTTGCTGAACATTGATAACTAACAGATTACTTGTGGTCTCTGATACTGGACACAACTCTTGCTGGGAGTTATCCACACCTTACTGGAAAAAGAGCGTTGGAGATTTGGCAATttaatctgttatttttaaggGTTTTCCCTTTTATAGCTCAGACATACAAGAATTGATAGATGTATAAGAAATAACTTCTCTTTTCAAACCAATTGACTTTGGTATTCCTTAATGATGCCAATTTTTCTGTGTTAACCCAGAATTAGGTTCAGATCAAAAGCTGGCAACGTCTTTTCATGCCAAGCCAGAGTAAGAGAGGAGCCTTGGTGTTTATGAGCTCTTCAAAAACTAAGTGTTAAATGTTGGCtgtgtttcttcctttgtagACATGCTGGGTGCCCGCCTAGAGTCAGAGGGAGATGCAGCCCTGTCCAATGATGCCTGCCTCTGCTATATCTCATCAGGAAATGTGGAGAGGTTGGTGGAATGCTGGGTAAAAAACCATGAGACTTCGTCACCCCTTGCCCTGCAGGTACAGGTGCTATGATGTTGGTTTGACTTCTCTCTAGGCCAGTCTGGTAACCCTAATCTGTTTGCATCATCACATCAAGTGCGGAGTAGCTGGCTTCCGAAAGAAGTAGCTGGCTCCTCCCAGTCATCAGCCAGCAATGCATATATCCTTGTATAGATACAACCATTACTTTGATTTCTAGGAGTTGGAGGAGCTTTGaataactgaaaacattctGGTCTGTTTGTCAGCAGTAGTAGTTTTTTCTAGTGAATTTCTTCTGGTATGGTTTTAATCCTTTCTCTTCCAAGCTGATATCTCGTAACTCCTAGAGTTACAGGAATAATTTCTTAGTAAAAAGATCACAGCTGATTGGAACTTCCTTGTggtttctgattttcttttttcccttactGTAAAAGTAGCTGTGTCAGGATTTGTGTTCTGGATCGTGTTTTTCTCCATAAAGTGCACCTGAAGAAATGGTCATCAGTGGTAGTGTCTGGTGCCAAACGGAGTAATTTCTGTTCATGTTGGACCCGATTTCAGCTGAAAGGGAAGAGCCATCTGGCATTGTCTCAGTGTGAAATGGCCAGTAAAGCAAACCGGATTCTGAATGGTCcatttctccccctccccctgcctGTTCAGGATCTCGTGGAGAAGGTGATGGTGCTGAGCAGGTCCATTGAGATGCTCCGAGGCACAGCAGGACCAGCGCCAGGCCCTGTCTTGGCAGAGCGAATCACCCAGTATGCAAGTCTTCTGGCGTCACAAGGATGCTTGGCAGCCGCAATGGATTACCTACCCAACAGCTCTAAAGAGGTAAGTGAGAAACAGGTTGTGTGAAAGGTTACtataaggggaaaaatgatACTTTCCACAAGAGAGCTTTGGGGTTTGGCTTGCATCAGGACTTAGGGTTTTACCTTCATTATGGTAACTTGACAgtagaggtttgtttttttttgtttttttgtctaaGACCATGGCATTTGacatcttttgtttgtttctttgtagtGCCTTTGAtttggggaaaaggaaggaaacttaaaaaatgtaataaggTTCCTGGAGAGCACTGGTGGGAAGTAGCTTTCCAGGGAAGCTGTGTCTATTTCTGATACTAGCTGGTAGAAGGGAATGGGGAGGCCAGCTTGTAGTTTGAAGCAAATCTGTCCAGTGGTCAAATGAGAGTGGGGGTTGGGGAGAGAACACCCTAAAGATTGTGAGAAGGAACAGGGAGACCTCATCTGTGAGGGGATAAGTCCCAGAATTTGTCACTTGCGGGTTTTTTTCCTGGTGGCTACTGTGGAAATGGCTAGCTTTGCAGGCTGATGCTCAGTGCTTTGGATCAGGGTCTGCTTTGAATACCACCCCAGTAGCTTCCATTTGAGGCTCTAAAGGCACTTCTCCTAATGCATAGTTTGTTCCAGCTCCTGATCGAACAGCTCCGAGACCGTCTCTTCCACGCTCAAGGAGGGAATGTGGGTGATCAGCAGCCACCCCCTTTCCCCTACACTCGTGTCAATGTAGGTGTCATTAAACAAACATCTCCAGCAGCCAAGAGGGGTTCCACCCCTGAAGGAGTGGCCCGCAAAACAGGTCCCAAACATCCAGAGAAGGTAGGCCTTAAATTCAAGTGCTCATGGcttggggagagggaggaaggctgCTGGGTTGGCGAAGGCATGTGAAGTAATATGAGATGGTGCAGACTGCAGGCGTTGAGGATCTCATCAGTGATATTCTTCCCTGAAGCAAACACAGGCTCTTTGATAATGCAAAAGTGGGCTGTATGGCTTCTTTTCACAAAGTCCTGACCCACATCTAGTCACTGAGGGAGACTGCTACAAGTGCAGTGATCCACTGCAACTTCTAATGGAGTCTGAGATCTCACATACTGAGGGAAAACAGGGCTGTCATTCACTCTCCTGTGCCACCTCACCCTCAGATGTCAGTAAAATTAGTGCAGTATGGCTTCGTCTCAGTTCCTTGCTCAAGAAAACTGTGTTCAAGAAGTTTTGCATCCAGTTTCCTttacttcattatttcttcattatttcctcTGGTTTTGCTTCCAGGAAGTGACTATGTGGAAGTTGGTTCCCGAGGGCAAATCCTTGTGAAAGCCTGGGAATACTCTGAAGAGTGTGTTTCCCAGCTTCCAGAGCAAGCTATGtgatgggaaaggaagagagggtCATCAAGTCGTGTGCCGGCAGAGAAGGAAGCACCCAGACTTGTGCTCTTTGCCTTCTCCTGCCAAACACAGTGACGGTTTGAGGGAGGTCCTTTGTGGTCCAGGTAGCAGTCAGGCCTTTGATCCAGTCCATCCAGAGCACTAACAGAAGCAACAGCATCTCTTGCCTGAGAAGTGACAGGGATAGAAAGTACATCTGTTTTATGTATGTGTCCTATATGTCCTTTAGCCATTTCAAAGTCCTTTGTTTTGTAACTGCAGCCCAGCTATCAGTCACTTACCCCTTCGGCACCTCCTCAGCCTTCAGTGCCTTCCCTCTTCGCGCCTCAGCCAGTGCCAGCGTTGTCCGTGACACCTCATCATGCTGCCGCCCCCCAGGCCAGCGCTGGTCTGCAAACAGGAGTCTATTCCAGAGGGCCCCCGTACCCACAGTACAACTTGGGCATGGTTCCAGCGACAGCTTCAGGGCCAGGTAAGCATTGTCTGATAGTTGTGTCTGTTCTCCAGGTGTTCTGTAGACTTTCATAGACCAAAACCTTCAGCAGAGATGGCTGCTTTACCTCTTTCTCACAGGTctgttgtatttaaaaagaacaagtcAGCTGTCAGAGAAGCTTCTCAGTGCTTCTGGCGTACCTAGTTCTAGTAACTGTTGCTGCACTGCCACTGTTGTTAAGCATATATAGGGATCCAGGAGCCACTGCTAACTTTTTGGCAGGGTTTTACTGATGTAGCCTGGGTTATGGGGGATACACTAGGGCATGGCTTGGAGAAGGGAAGACTTACTAGGATGAAGGAGAGCACCAGGAGTAGACTGAACACGGAACGAGTGATGCTGATGCACTCTTTCTTATTTGTAGCTCTGTCACAGTCTCAGCCATACAGCCCAGCGGCAGCCAGACCTGGTGGTCCTGTTTCCTTCCCCAGCCAGCCTCCTCTGTCAGGACAGTCCATGCCCATGACACCTCCTGGTGTTCTACCACCTGGACCTGCCCTCTTCACTCCAGCCTCGGTCCCATCGTCTCAGcttcctgcagcttctcctttccctgtgGCAAGCCAGTCTCCTCTAGGTTTCTCTTCAGCACCGTTCAGCTGCCCCATGAACATGGGTTACCCTCAGGGTGGTCCTGGAGCTCCATCTACTAagcccctgccagcagccagccttcctcctcctcccacaggTAAGTACTGCTTGGGTGACTTGCGTGTCCAGAACACTCCTGGAGGCAGTTTGTGGTACATAATGGACACAGGCCTTCTGAGCTCTGGTCTGTTGCCTTAAAGGCTAGATGTGGGATTCTCTCAGGCTAACCTTACAGGCTCATTGTGCTGAGGATTGCGGTGGTGGTGGAATACAGCAGTGATGACAGTTTCAGTCAGGCTGTTCAGCTTCTCTGTCCCCCAGGTTGTGGTTACAAGATGCTGTCTCTTCAGGTTCCCAGTGCAGCCTTGAGTCATCATTCACTCTAGAGGCATCTGATCTGACTGAAAGGGTGGTAGTTCCTGGGGAATTATTGGCGGAAGGCTTGTCGATCTTATCCTTGCTTATGTAACTTAAATGAAAAGTACATTTGAAATGCTGGGGTAGCAAGGCGGTTCTTCTTTGTCCATAGGATGCCGCTTGCCTAGCTTCAAGATAAAATTCCTGTGTGCTGCGCTCTGATTCTCCTCATTGTTTCCTGTTGCGATAAAATGTTTGCCAGGGAATCTCTTCTGGTTTCCTCTCTACAGTGTACTAAGGCTGTGCAAGTTCCTTCTGAAAAGCTATCAGGGATAGTAGTCCAGGGATGTTACTTGCTGAGTAAAAGCTGTTGGTGATGATGACTCCCACCCTGCCTTGATTTTCAGGTTTCTTCCCTTGGCTAGATCCCCGCATGGATCATGCAGGTAGTACACAGAGAAGCCTCCAGAGCTGTGGGGGAGGCAATGTTGCTGCTTCCAGTGAAATgtggggtgtgtgtgcatgtttagtatgcatgcatgcatgccTGCTCCTTGCTGTTTGTTGTTTCCTTGCATGTCTGGAGAGCTGTGCAACTAGGGTAGTGGATATACTTGTCCTGAGGACTAGTGACAGTTGAGGATGTTgcaagtgaaatgaaaacactgtGCTATTACCGATGAGTTTGGGTACAGAAGACAGAGACTTCTTCCTTCTCTACTTGCCTCCAGTCCTGGAAGGATTAGAGTATTCTCAGTCTCTGTGTCCCTTTGCACAGCTGCTGGGCCAGCAGGATaggggagcagcccctgctcttttcttgcttctttggACAAGGAACAAGCCAGTGGCTGTAACTCATCTcatgttttttccctgttaCACTCCCAGCCTTGTGCATGGCTTTACTTGTGCTTGTGCTCTCCCCAGGTAGGCTGGAAGAGGTGAGGCTCCCACATGGGCAGTGATGGAACAGAGTTTCCCAAGCAGAATCTGGGGGCTCTATTCCAAGGGGAAATAGAAAGTCCTCTTGGCTTTTGTTACAGGACAAGGTTTGAGTGTCAATCACCATCTTCTGGGGAGAAGTTGGACCGTAGAGCTTTTCAGACTGGTGCTTTGTACTGATGTATCTCCTTGGGGTTCACTGATGGCAGAAAATAGGCATCTGCCAGTCTGTGCTGTCAGTGGGTAAGGCTTGATGTCTTAGTGGGGTGGCTCTGCACAGTGGCTGCTTGTGCCAAAGACCATCTGCCAGGCACAAAATAGTACCCAGGGAGTCTCAGCTTTGTTTAGGAAATCTGAATACTGGGTACCCACTTCTACCACCTAGCAAGCCTCACTGTGTAGAATAGGACTCCAGAAAGGGAGTTGTCCATTCAGCAGGGAAACAAAAGGCCTCAATGCTTGTTAAAGCATATTCCAAGGCAAGGATATCAAACACTTCCTCAGGCTGAAGATGCCCTGTGGGAATGCACTGCTGGGAAGTTTGCTTCTCCTGGCACCGTTTAGCCTCAGTTAGTTTTCATGAGGAGTATATGGCGTGCCTGGATCATCAGTGCAAATAGGCTTCCCTGAGAGTGCTTTCCTGCCTGCTATTGCCCTGGTTTTGATGGGTACTGGTTTTAGCCTGGAAAGGGACTGTAGGATCACTCAATCTAGCCAGACTTACTTCATTTGGAAACTCCTGAACATAAGCTTGTCGAGAAATTCTCACTAGCACAGTGAAGAGAGATCTTTGCTTGTAGAAATCCCATGCTCTCGGTGAGCATCAAGGGCAGGGTGAAGGACAGTAACGTGTTGGCTGATCTCCTGTCTGGCTAGGATAATCCCTGACTTCATCTTgtgacagttgttttttttctaggacAGGCATTGCTGGAGACTGCTGCTATGGAGTGTTCTTTTCAGGGTTGCTGAGAAATTGTCTTTCACAAGTAGCAGAGGCAAGATAGCCAGGGTTTTATCCCACCAAAATGCAGCAGGTTCCTGTTGTCTCGTGTCTGATGATTAAGTGCCTGGCTTAAAGACTATAATTTAAATAGCTGTTTCCTGTGAGGATTCAAAGTGCCACTGGGCTGGCATAGTGCCAGGGACTGCTAGGCCACAAGCTCGGTGGGGGCCAGCAGAGTTCTAGGGCACAGAATCCCCAAGCTAGAAATAAGTGCCAACTTAATTAAACTACTGATCCAAACTCATCAGAGAGTGAGTCTTGAAATCATGGGAAAAGGGAGGGCAAAAAGAGGCTGCCAGAGTTTTAATAATAAAGGTAATTAAAGTAATGAAGCACCTTTTGCATCTTTcccctgtgatttttttaaagctcagtTGAGGATCAGTGGCTCATTAAGCGTGGCACTGAGCTCCAGCAATTTTGATATTGCCCCATAGAATTATGCCACTTTCTCACAGGTTCTTCCCGTCTTGTGGGCCTGAGGTTATTAATACTGGTGTGACAAAAGAAGCACTGGGGTTTTGTCTAGAGATCCAGGTACCCTTACAAGACAGCCATAGACAAGGTAGTTGGAATTTGGCTGTAGCAAAATGAAGCGTGGTTGAAGGTCTTCTGATGTTGTGTGGTATGATGGATTTCTAATCACCTAGTGTGAGGTTCAGGGCTAGGTACCACTGACTCTCTGCTGAGACACCCTTCTGCTCCCAAAAAATTTGCTGGCCAAGTCTGTTCCTTTCTAGGTGGGAAGCCAGCAAATTTTGGtaagctgtgtttctgtgtatccttttggaaagggaaaatttcAACCCACCTCTAAAGTCTTCCCCTATCGCAGTAACCTGCACCACTGTGGACTTCCACAGTGAGGCACTCCTGTAAGTGTTCATGAGAAACCCTTTCACCCATAGAGTAGCCTTTGCTACATAACCACAGCACTAGATTCTCTGTTTGGGGAACCCCAGGAAATCCCTGATCCCACATGCTGGTCCTGACCAACGTCCAGCCCTGACTCTGAGGCTGACTTCTGCAGCCTATGCAGAATGTGGAAGTCTTCAGGTAGTTGAAGAAAAGGCTTTCTGTGTGGGTGTAGAGGTGTACCAGGACAATCTGATCAGATGTCACCTCATGAAGCCTGTGCACATATTCAGATGCTCAGAATGtcattaagaaagcaaaaggaaatccAGAGCAGTTCTTGGGTCTGTGAGCTGAACCTCAAATACCTCAGCTGAAATGGTCTGAAGGTGCAGTGATGGGGGAGTTAGAGACATGGGCCCTTTGCTGATGGGAGTTCCGAACCATGAATTGCAGCTGTGGCCATCTTCTCCAAGTGTGACATCTGTGTATTGTTCTCTCTTGACAGCTCAGGAATCTTGGACCGATCCATCTGTAAGAGGAggccttcagaagaaaaaggtaagCTTTCAACTAGAATGTGTGTTGGTTGTCTTTTAGCCAGGGAGCTGCATGCAAAAGATGCATTCCTATAACTGCTCCTTGTCACACTCAGCACCTCTCATTCCATGTTGATCTGCCCAGTCCTGCACGATACGCAGTACTCGGATTGCAGTCTAAATCACCTTGACTCTTTGCCATCCAAAATCACATACCATTATCCAGGGTGGCTGTTTAGTAGCATGATTATGTTGTCTGTGGTGCTGCATCTTCTCTCAGTACTTCCCAGGCTGACTACAGTCACCTGTTGctagaaatacagatttaatcATATCCCCTTGCCCACACACCTTTTTTGATGCAGCTTGAAAGATCATGCTAAATTAACACCTGACTGTTGGGGGCAGCATTCCCCCTCAGCATGGTGAGACCCACAGTGAATTTCCTTAGGTGCTGAGATGGCACCTTCTGAAAGAAATTGGGACAGGTGTAGCTTTGAGCTGTGTGCCACGTTTGCCTTGCTGCTCTCCACCTTGTAGTGAATGCAAGCTGAGCTATTTTGCAACAAATGCTCTCAATACCCCATTTCTATtactgctgcctgctggcaggtgCAATGAGAAGCTTCTTTGGCACCATTCCCGCCCCCCACTCCTCTTCTTTAGCTTGGAAGAGACTTCTCGCCCTTTTTCTGGCAGCATAGCTGGGAACCTGCTTCAGGCTGTGCTCACTACAACAGGATTAGCCTCTAGTTAAAGCCATCTCCTTTTGATCTAGCCCTGTCAGAGTGAATCTATCCTGACTCTCTGGCTTAGCAGGGGCATGATGAAGTGTTTGCAAGAGGATTCTCCCCCCATGTCGTGGGATTTTCTTCAACACTTGCTCTGTTGGACACTTTACTGCTGCTAATCTCTACATTCAGGACTCGTGCCATCGCAGAGCCAAGGCGGCTTTCTGAGGACCAGTGCTTTCAGGGGCAACGGATCTCTTTGATTGAACAATTCCAGAGGGgttttcttgctgttgctttGGCTGTTCATCTAGGATGCAAGAGGAAGGGCCCCATGCTCTTGAGTCGGGGGCTTGAAAGAACAGGGATGTGTTACACATCTTGAGAACTGGGCTCTCTGCAAGTTAGAAAGGATGTTGAATTTGACTGTTGAGAGTGTAATCAACCCTTCTTccttggatttgtttttttgtgtgattttttttctttcttttttaatctttctttttttgctgacAGTTGCCTGAGAAATTTACTCCTCCAGCCCCCATCACAGCTCCAGTAATGAGCCTTCCCACTGAGCCCCAAGGGATCCATCCTTCGCTCTCCAGGTTGCAGGAATCTGGCCAGTCACCTCCAGGAGCACCGAAGGAAGGCAGCCTGCAGGTATCCAGGGAAAGCGTGGTGTtccccagccaccagctcctTGTCAAGTAGAAAAGCAACTTGGCTTTTGAGATTCTTGTTGCTTGGCAGCTGCAGGGCTTATGCTTGCTCCTTTGTCCTTGTAACGTATCTCTGCCTGAGTGTTAGAGGAATAGTTAGAATTGCTGCCAGGGTGGAAAATGACACCTGGGTatggctgggagggagggaggccaGACAGGCTGTCAGCCTGCTGAGAGTTGGGAATCCTCAGGGGCCTGAAGTTGCACTGCAGTCTGAAGATGATGATATAACTCAGTGCTTCCAGGTATTCTCTGGATTTGCCAAGGGGTGAAATCCTTTTTGTTCATAGTTGCAGAAGGGGAATCTGTCTGCTCCAGCCTTTCATGCTCCTGTTGTATTCATTCAGCTGCTTCTGTCTCTGGCAGTATCACCAGCTACCTGCGGAGAGAGTTGAGAGGAAGGAGTTGCCTCCTGAGCACCAGGGACTGAAGACCACCTTTGAAGGGCTGGTGCAACGCTGCTCGGCTGTTGCCACTGATCCAGTAAGTCCTCCCTTTTCTGGCCTTCGGTTTTTTTGTCCTCACTGACGTTTGACTGCTATGTACTTTCTTCTTTGGTCACAGTAAGAGAGGGAGAGTCTTTTCCATTTAGCCAGTTAATCTCTATCTGCCTCCTTCACTTAGGCCATAGGATTGTCCATCTCATGGGATCTGAGATGTATTCTCTAGTGTTTATCCAGTACTTCTCATTGCCTCTTTGGAACAATGGTTCTGTCCTCCTGGCTCTTTTCtctgaggaaagcagaaggaatgaCCCAGCTAATTCAGCTTCCTTTTTCACTGGCTTGATCTGCAGATagtttctgcagagctggtaTTGCCAGCCATCCTCAGAGCTTAAAGGGAAAGGCTGAGATATCCTGGCTGAGAGAGAAAGCCAGACAATCTTTGTGTCTGAGTCACTGAAATTTCTCCATCCCAGCTCCTGGAAGGCTGTTGGCACGTGTGCTGCATAGCATGAATGTGTCAGGCCAGGCTGTGTTCAGAAGCAAAACAGTGTTTAACACATCATGTTATGTTAGGCTGTAAGGTCTTCCCAGACCTTGGGGCTACCGTGAAGCCTTCCAGGTGACTTTACTTAGTAGGTGTTGGGAAAAG
It includes:
- the SEC31B gene encoding protein transport protein Sec31B isoform X3 — its product is MELWPFLSWQPHEDISVVSWNRQVQHILSSAHPSGKAVVWDLRKNEPIIKVSDHSNRMHCSGMAWHPEVATQLVLSSEDDRLPVIQIWDLRFATSPLSQLEGHARGVLSVSWCQADPELLLSSAKDNRILCWNPSTGEMVYELPIQSQWCFDVQWCPRNPSIFSAATFDGWINIYSVMGGSLEAQQKTQADKISSSFNNLDPFGTGQILPPLQVPEQVAQTTLIPPLKKPPKWIRRPVGVSFAFGGKLITFGLTKAPGQQMQQTYPHQVFISQVTTETEFLLRSRELQMALQSGNLLDYCKGKIQTAKLQFDENLWNFLKVNLEQESRTKLLKLLGYSKEDLQKKIASCLSNGIPEKQPLPEADEANTAQSDQLLINTGDDVAAVSSSSAFFDNLIPQNMSALEIPVTEDTDGLISQALLLGNFEGAVELCMRAERFADAIILAIAGGENLLKETQKRYFAKRKTKLSLLLSSIVQQKWQDIVCTCDLQSWKEALAILLTYAKHEDYTQLCDMLGARLESEGDAALSNDACLCYISSGNVERLVECWVKNHETSSPLALQDLVEKVMVLSRSIEMLRGTAGPAPGPVLAERITQYASLLASQGCLAAAMDYLPNSSKELLIEQLRDRLFHAQGGNVGDQQPPPFPYTRVNVGVIKQTSPAAKRGSTPEGVARKTGPKHPEKPSYQSLTPSAPPQPSVPSLFAPQPVPALSVTPHHAAAPQASAGLQTGVYSRGPPYPQYNLGMVPATASGPALSQSQPYSPAAARPGGPVSFPSQPPLSGQSMPMTPPGVLPPGPALFTPASVPSSQLPAASPFPVASQSPLGFSSAPFSCPMNMGYPQGGPGAPSTKPLPAASLPPPPTGFFPWLDPRMDHAAQESWTDPSVRGGLQKKKLPEKFTPPAPITAPVMSLPTEPQGIHPSLSRLQESGQSPPGAPKEGSLQYHQLPAERVERKELPPEHQGLKTTFEGLVQRCSAVATDPKTRRKLEDALQRLETLYEKLREQALSPTILMGLHEIAHCIEARNYQQGLLVHTQVVSSSSFSEVSGFMPILKVLMTIAGKLNV